One genomic region from Streptomyces sp. NBC_01431 encodes:
- a CDS encoding DUF488 domain-containing protein — protein MPGKRAFRVRRVYDPPEKADGVRVLVDRLWPRGLSKEDAAVDEWPKELTPSTELRKWYHADTTRFTAFQERYEAELEGAEQSGAVDRLLELARDRTITLLTAVKDIDHSHVPTLLAVLERARPGR, from the coding sequence ATGCCGGGAAAGCGCGCCTTTCGGGTCCGCCGCGTCTACGACCCGCCCGAGAAGGCCGACGGCGTACGCGTCCTGGTCGACCGGCTGTGGCCCCGGGGCCTGTCCAAGGAAGACGCCGCGGTGGACGAATGGCCCAAGGAGCTCACCCCCTCGACGGAACTGCGCAAGTGGTACCACGCGGACACCACGCGGTTCACCGCCTTCCAGGAGCGGTACGAGGCCGAGCTGGAGGGGGCCGAGCAGAGCGGGGCCGTCGACCGGCTCCTCGAACTCGCCCGGGACAGGACCATCACCCTCCTCACCGCGGTGAAGGACATCGACCACAGCCATGTGCCGACGCTCCTCGCCGTCCTTGAACGAGCGCGCCCCGGCCGCTGA
- a CDS encoding bifunctional phosphatase PAP2/diacylglycerol kinase family protein has translation MSRMGRIDRRWFERVATARLAGAEQRVLPGLSRAANHGRLWFATASALAVAGGPTARRAARRGVGALALASLTANTVAKYATRRRRPVVDAVPLVRRLTKAPRSSSFPSGHSASAAAFATGVALESSRYGALIAPVAAAVAFSRIYVGVHYPGDVLAGCALGAAAAAVTCYWWPPRPRPVHILHTRAAAPPLPHGRGLVVVVNSAAGKGVPGRLPAAEHLRLLLPEAEIVELRAGDDLAELLDEAASRAGQLAGVLGVCGGDGTVNAASERAARAGLALAVFPGGTFNHFALDAGVAAFEDTAYAVEHGEAIRVDLARVRDGAGNDVFAFLNTFSIGLYPDLVRMREDMEGRIGKWPAAALALLRVLRTAEPVQLWIDGRPRALWLLFAGNGHYQPDGLAPSHRPRLDEGLLDVRTVDAEARLARTRLTVSALAGALRRSHVYQAERVREIRLAGLDGVRTLAYDGEAAPAPDTLVIHKADRALVVYSPAEPQDELAQRARTATAAFAAGATATRAGPAR, from the coding sequence ATGTCACGGATGGGGAGAATCGACCGCCGCTGGTTCGAACGGGTCGCCACCGCGCGGCTCGCGGGCGCCGAGCAGCGGGTGCTGCCCGGCCTCAGCAGGGCCGCCAACCACGGCAGGCTGTGGTTCGCCACGGCGAGCGCGCTGGCCGTGGCGGGCGGCCCCACCGCCCGCCGGGCCGCACGGCGCGGAGTGGGCGCGCTGGCGCTGGCCTCGCTCACCGCCAACACCGTCGCCAAGTACGCGACCCGACGCCGGCGCCCCGTCGTCGACGCCGTTCCGCTGGTGCGCCGCCTGACGAAGGCGCCCCGCAGCTCCTCCTTCCCCTCCGGGCACTCCGCGTCGGCGGCCGCCTTCGCCACCGGCGTCGCCCTGGAATCCAGCCGGTACGGGGCGCTGATCGCCCCCGTCGCCGCGGCTGTCGCGTTCTCCCGGATCTACGTCGGCGTCCACTACCCGGGCGATGTGCTGGCAGGCTGCGCCCTGGGCGCGGCCGCCGCCGCGGTCACCTGCTATTGGTGGCCGCCCCGGCCCCGGCCCGTCCACATCCTGCACACCCGCGCCGCCGCGCCGCCTCTCCCGCACGGCCGGGGACTCGTCGTGGTCGTCAACAGCGCCGCGGGCAAAGGCGTTCCGGGCCGTCTGCCCGCGGCGGAACACCTGCGCCTGCTGCTGCCCGAAGCCGAGATCGTGGAGCTGCGGGCGGGCGACGACCTCGCGGAACTCCTGGACGAGGCGGCGTCCCGCGCCGGACAGCTCGCCGGGGTGCTCGGGGTCTGCGGCGGCGACGGCACCGTGAACGCGGCGTCCGAACGGGCCGCCCGCGCCGGGCTCGCCCTCGCGGTGTTCCCCGGCGGCACCTTCAACCACTTCGCCCTCGACGCGGGCGTCGCCGCCTTCGAGGACACCGCGTACGCCGTCGAACACGGTGAGGCCATCCGCGTCGACCTCGCCCGCGTCCGCGACGGCGCGGGCAACGATGTCTTCGCCTTCCTCAACACGTTCAGCATCGGCCTGTACCCCGACCTGGTGCGCATGCGGGAAGACATGGAGGGGCGGATCGGGAAATGGCCGGCCGCCGCGCTCGCCCTGCTCCGCGTCCTGCGTACCGCCGAGCCCGTCCAGCTTTGGATCGACGGCAGGCCCCGCGCCCTGTGGCTGCTGTTCGCGGGCAACGGCCACTACCAGCCCGACGGACTCGCCCCCTCACACCGGCCCCGCCTCGACGAAGGACTGCTCGACGTCCGCACCGTCGACGCCGAAGCACGCCTGGCCCGTACCCGCCTCACCGTGTCCGCACTGGCCGGCGCGCTGCGCCGCTCGCACGTCTACCAGGCCGAACGTGTACGCGAGATCCGCCTCGCCGGCCTCGACGGCGTGCGCACCCTCGCGTACGACGGGGAGGCCGCGCCGGCGCCGGACACCCTCGTCATCCACAAGGCGGACCGGGCGCTCGTCGTCTACAGCCCCGCCGAACCCCAGGACGAGCTCGCCCAGCGGGCCCGCACCGCGACGGCCGCCTTCGCCGCCGGCGCTACCGCGACACGAGCGGGCCCGGCGCGCTGA
- a CDS encoding DUF5709 domain-containing protein has translation MLATQEVAVVDTEAWGDEVYQPDGSEVQDDEGLLGAEDTLDDGVPDPLDEGYSPPERPWAVERSDVTAAERLRGESLDRRLTLELPEVCAPEGDGMGDTWDTDGEPRDNEVGGVRAGRLVAPDQGAHPDEETRMIATDVGVDGAAASAEEAAMHIVDEDDMLT, from the coding sequence ATGCTCGCAACGCAGGAGGTAGCCGTGGTCGACACAGAGGCGTGGGGAGACGAGGTCTACCAGCCCGACGGCTCCGAGGTGCAGGACGACGAGGGCCTGCTCGGCGCCGAGGACACCCTGGACGACGGGGTCCCCGACCCGCTGGACGAAGGCTATTCACCACCGGAACGGCCCTGGGCGGTGGAGCGCTCCGACGTCACCGCCGCCGAGCGGCTGCGCGGCGAGAGCCTGGACAGGCGTCTGACGCTTGAGCTTCCGGAGGTGTGCGCGCCCGAGGGCGACGGCATGGGCGACACCTGGGACACCGACGGCGAGCCGCGCGACAACGAGGTCGGCGGCGTCCGCGCGGGGCGGCTCGTCGCCCCCGACCAGGGCGCCCACCCGGACGAGGAGACCAGGATGATCGCCACCGACGTGGGCGTGGACGGGGCCGCCGCCTCCGCCGAGGAAGCGGCGATGCACATCGTCGACGAGGACGACATGTTGACGTGA
- a CDS encoding TIGR01777 family oxidoreductase, translating to MKVVIPGGTGQVGAILDQALTAAGHDVVILTRRPRREREVGWDGRTLGAWARTLDGSDVVINLAGRSVNCRYTEANLRAMMDSRVRSAEVVGEAIAAAARPPKAWLQMSTATVYAHRFDAANDEATGLVGGGEAAVPAYWAYSVEIAKRWEAAQEQAPTPDTRKVALRSAMVMSPDREGVFDVLLKLARLGLGGPVAGGAQYVSWIHDRDFVRAVEFLVGRDDFTGPVNLAAPAPLPQRAFMRALRGAWGVPLGLPATRWMAELGAFALRSDTELLLKSRRVVPGRLLDAGFAFEYAQWPAAADDLVRRVRTERRGR from the coding sequence ATGAAGGTCGTGATTCCCGGCGGAACCGGGCAGGTCGGCGCGATCCTGGACCAGGCGCTGACCGCCGCCGGCCACGACGTCGTCATCCTGACGCGACGGCCACGGCGTGAGCGCGAAGTGGGCTGGGACGGCCGGACGCTCGGAGCGTGGGCGCGGACCCTCGACGGCAGCGACGTCGTGATCAACCTGGCGGGCCGCAGCGTGAACTGCCGGTACACCGAGGCGAACCTGCGGGCCATGATGGATTCGCGGGTCCGCTCCGCCGAGGTCGTGGGCGAGGCGATCGCGGCCGCCGCACGGCCGCCGAAAGCCTGGCTCCAGATGAGCACCGCGACCGTGTACGCCCACCGCTTCGACGCCGCCAACGACGAGGCAACCGGGCTCGTCGGTGGCGGTGAGGCGGCCGTCCCGGCGTACTGGGCGTACAGCGTCGAGATCGCCAAGCGCTGGGAGGCGGCCCAGGAGCAGGCCCCGACGCCGGACACCCGCAAGGTGGCGCTGCGCTCCGCGATGGTGATGAGCCCGGACCGCGAGGGCGTCTTCGACGTGCTGCTCAAGCTGGCCCGGCTCGGGCTCGGCGGCCCGGTCGCGGGCGGGGCGCAGTACGTGTCCTGGATTCATGACCGCGACTTCGTCCGCGCGGTCGAGTTCCTCGTCGGGCGCGACGACTTCACCGGCCCGGTGAACCTGGCCGCGCCCGCTCCGCTGCCGCAGCGAGCGTTCATGCGGGCCCTGCGCGGCGCCTGGGGAGTACCCCTGGGGCTGCCCGCGACGAGGTGGATGGCGGAGCTCGGCGCGTTCGCGCTGCGCTCGGACACCGAACTCCTCCTCAAGAGCCGCCGGGTGGTGCCCGGCCGTCTGCTGGACGCGGGCTTCGCCTTCGAGTACGCACAGTGGCCGGCGGCGGCCGACGACCTGGTGCGGCGGGTACGCACCGAACGCCGGGGCCGCTAA
- a CDS encoding type B 50S ribosomal protein L31, translated as MQRDKQPAYQPVVFRDRAAGFAFLTRSTATSEETIDWDDGQTYPVIDVEISAESHPFYTGKARTVDPEGRIARFERRYEGKE; from the coding sequence ATGCAGCGTGACAAGCAGCCCGCGTACCAGCCGGTCGTCTTCCGAGACCGCGCGGCCGGGTTCGCCTTCCTGACCCGGTCGACGGCGACAAGCGAGGAGACGATCGACTGGGACGACGGCCAGACCTACCCGGTCATCGACGTGGAGATCTCCGCGGAGAGCCACCCCTTTTACACCGGCAAGGCCCGGACGGTCGACCCCGAGGGCCGCATCGCCCGCTTCGAGCGCCGCTACGAAGGCAAGGAGTGA
- a CDS encoding tetratricopeptide repeat protein, translating to MAEAAGERLPRDEALRELSLALRTEMAGRGWRQADLVRESNLAVGTLSGILNGRSAGVSSSFTAILDALFPDTTKVAVVGRLQGVQETEVRERQSAARQRLSDLWSDATRRIPADKGSYPSARGDSVPPRVDRITRRALLGIHEAIPLPAGASADLAADLPLYVARDADPQLRGVLTGFKTTGGFVLLVGDAATGKTRTMHEALLAVVPDWKFVVPDDGAAVEALAAGHHATGDPVGQGGAGSVLWLDELQDFLAGPAPLAAATVRSLLTEAVPPVIIVGTMWPEAYERLRADSPEPGRGGGDDRAGGLLKDIRASSRNAREVLAMAQRIGLAAFRPAEWERAAAAAVTDPRIAHALRGKGDFSLPQALAGAPELLHRWTTADQPYGKALLTAAVSARRAGHPLTVPAGFLRAVAPSFLTGRQRAGAGATWFEDALAWACEPVFPHTEIALLSPYSQTMGVTDGYRVADVLAGDLDINWLTIPPDVWPAMVAAAAPEARRHIGLNAELAGYPDVARHAWQDAADQGDLASMSRLGVLAFGEGKLEEARNLLTPVAEYGDPTAMYHLAGVLRGQGDLDRARHWYRCAADAGHVFSMITLGELLYALGEREKGLAWVRRAVEFGGQPAMTSYAGLLHAEGQVAAARHWLVQAAERCYAPARQMLAAQLRQEGDTAGASRWLTLVAEDTATSKVDRAAALHTLGEMCRQQGDLDGARKWWERAAALPPYRRGAVNPAGVAAMYALGALAQQQDSDTERRWFSRAAEAGSSDAMCALGLMADAEGDPAEAVGFWRRAAETGHVDSMILLGRQYLRQGDEPACAQWFTKAAEKGSGAAEAALGVLLSKTDPAAARHWFTRAAERGIPQAIHCLVNALEQTGNAADVEEARRWRARLPSEDVSCEDVSCEGGGPQPT from the coding sequence CGGTCGGTACGCTCTCCGGCATCCTCAACGGCCGCTCCGCGGGGGTCAGTTCGAGCTTCACCGCGATTTTGGACGCGCTCTTCCCGGACACAACGAAGGTTGCGGTGGTCGGCAGGTTGCAGGGCGTTCAGGAGACAGAAGTACGCGAACGGCAGTCTGCAGCCCGTCAGAGGCTCAGTGATTTGTGGAGCGATGCCACCCGGCGCATCCCGGCCGACAAGGGGAGCTATCCGTCCGCGCGGGGTGACAGCGTGCCGCCGCGGGTGGACCGGATCACCCGGCGCGCTCTGCTGGGCATCCACGAGGCGATCCCGCTGCCCGCCGGCGCCTCCGCGGACCTCGCGGCCGACCTGCCCCTGTACGTCGCCCGGGACGCCGACCCGCAGCTGCGCGGGGTCCTCACCGGTTTCAAGACCACCGGGGGGTTCGTTCTGCTGGTGGGGGACGCTGCGACGGGCAAGACCCGGACCATGCACGAGGCCCTGCTCGCCGTCGTTCCGGACTGGAAGTTCGTGGTGCCCGACGATGGCGCGGCCGTGGAAGCCCTGGCCGCCGGCCACCATGCCACCGGCGACCCCGTCGGCCAAGGGGGCGCTGGGAGTGTGCTGTGGCTCGACGAGTTGCAGGACTTCCTGGCCGGCCCGGCTCCGCTGGCCGCCGCGACGGTACGGAGCCTGCTCACCGAAGCCGTACCGCCCGTGATCATCGTCGGCACCATGTGGCCGGAAGCCTACGAGCGGCTGCGCGCGGACAGCCCGGAGCCGGGCCGCGGTGGAGGGGACGACCGGGCCGGGGGCCTCCTGAAGGACATCCGCGCGTCATCCCGCAACGCGCGCGAGGTGCTTGCCATGGCCCAGAGGATCGGCCTCGCGGCGTTCCGGCCGGCCGAGTGGGAACGGGCCGCGGCCGCGGCGGTCACCGACCCGCGCATAGCCCACGCGCTGCGAGGCAAAGGCGACTTCAGCCTTCCCCAGGCCTTGGCCGGCGCTCCGGAACTGCTCCACCGCTGGACCACCGCCGACCAGCCGTACGGCAAGGCACTGCTCACGGCGGCCGTCAGCGCCCGCCGCGCCGGGCACCCGCTCACCGTGCCCGCCGGTTTCCTGCGGGCGGTGGCGCCCTCGTTCCTCACCGGAAGGCAGCGGGCCGGAGCCGGTGCCACCTGGTTCGAGGACGCGCTCGCCTGGGCCTGTGAGCCCGTCTTCCCGCACACCGAGATCGCGCTGCTGAGCCCGTACTCGCAGACCATGGGCGTTACGGACGGCTACCGGGTCGCGGACGTCCTCGCCGGTGACCTCGACATCAACTGGCTCACCATTCCACCGGACGTCTGGCCGGCGATGGTGGCCGCGGCCGCCCCGGAAGCCCGCCGGCACATCGGCCTGAACGCCGAGCTCGCGGGCTACCCGGACGTGGCACGCCACGCCTGGCAGGACGCGGCGGACCAGGGGGACCTCGCCAGCATGTCCCGACTGGGTGTCCTCGCCTTCGGCGAAGGCAAGTTGGAGGAAGCGCGCAACCTGCTGACCCCGGTCGCCGAGTACGGCGATCCGACCGCGATGTACCACCTCGCCGGCGTGCTGCGCGGCCAGGGAGACCTCGACCGCGCGCGCCATTGGTATCGGTGTGCCGCCGACGCCGGACACGTCTTTTCCATGATCACCCTGGGGGAGTTGCTGTACGCGTTGGGCGAGCGGGAGAAGGGCCTCGCCTGGGTCCGCCGTGCGGTGGAGTTCGGCGGTCAGCCGGCCATGACCTCGTATGCCGGCCTTCTGCACGCTGAGGGTCAGGTCGCCGCCGCCCGCCACTGGCTCGTGCAAGCGGCAGAACGGTGCTACGCCCCCGCCCGTCAGATGCTTGCCGCCCAGCTCCGTCAGGAAGGCGACACGGCCGGCGCCTCGCGGTGGCTGACCCTGGTGGCTGAGGACACCGCGACCTCGAAGGTCGACCGTGCGGCCGCGCTGCACACGCTCGGCGAAATGTGCCGCCAGCAGGGCGACCTCGACGGCGCGCGGAAATGGTGGGAGCGGGCGGCGGCTCTTCCGCCGTACCGCAGAGGTGCCGTCAACCCGGCCGGCGTCGCGGCGATGTACGCCCTCGGCGCCTTGGCACAGCAACAGGACTCCGACACCGAGCGTCGGTGGTTCTCCCGGGCGGCCGAAGCGGGCAGCAGCGACGCCATGTGCGCGCTCGGTCTGATGGCGGACGCGGAGGGCGACCCGGCGGAGGCCGTCGGCTTCTGGCGGCGGGCCGCCGAAACCGGACACGTCGACTCGATGATTCTGCTGGGCCGCCAGTACCTGCGACAAGGTGACGAGCCGGCCTGCGCCCAGTGGTTCACCAAAGCCGCCGAGAAAGGCAGCGGAGCCGCTGAGGCGGCCCTCGGCGTGTTGCTCTCCAAAACGGATCCGGCTGCCGCTCGTCACTGGTTCACCCGCGCCGCCGAGCGCGGAATTCCCCAGGCCATCCACTGCCTGGTCAACGCCTTGGAGCAGACCGGCAACGCGGCGGACGTCGAGGAGGCCCGGCGCTGGCGGGCACGACTCCCTTCCGAGGACGTCTCCTGCGAGGACGTCTCCTGCGAGGGCGGCGGACCGCAGCCGACGTAG